From the genome of Homalodisca vitripennis isolate AUS2020 chromosome 8, UT_GWSS_2.1, whole genome shotgun sequence, one region includes:
- the LOC124368195 gene encoding uncharacterized protein LOC124368195 yields the protein MAHKRAIEALDRTLQDIRSNRKLMGGVTLLMAGDFRQTLPVVPRGTRADEVKTCVKRSVLWPKVQVCSLKINMRVHLKGSLKAGEFSSLLLEIGNGNLPEENGEVNIPKDLCEVVCDLQILFEKIYVDLKNFELKDLSWFKQRAILTPKDDTAKSTNNLLLEKLPSEIVHYQSVDSVVEIEDAIHYPVEFLHTLNPPGIPPHHLYLKDGAPIMLLRNLVPPKLCNGSRLQIKALRRHVIQAIIYTGCGQEEEVFIPRIPLIP from the coding sequence ATGGCCCACAAAAGAGCAATTGAAGCTTTAGATAGGACTCTTCAGGACATCAGAAGTAACAGAAAACTTATGGGTGGAGTCACGCTTTTAATGGCTGGAGACTTCAGACAGACTTTGCCTGTTGTACCAAGAGGAACTCGAGCTGATGAAGTAAAAACCTGTGTAAAGAGATCAGTACTTTGGCCTAAAGTCCAAGTTTGTTCCTTGAAGATCAATATGAGGGTTCATCTTAAAGGCAGTTTAAAGGCAGGTGAGTTTTCAAGTTTACTTTTAGAGATAGGTAATGGAAATTTGCCTGAAGAAAATGGTGAGGTCAATATTCCAAAGGATTTGTGTGAAGTAGTATGTGATTTGcaaatattgtttgaaaagatttatgtagatttaaaaaatttcgaaTTAAAAGACTTGTCTTGGTTTAAACAAAGAGCTATCCTTACACCAAAAGATGACACTGCTAAAAGTACTAATAACCTATTATTGGAAAAACTGCCATCTGAGATTGTCCATTACCAATCGGTGGACTCTGTGGTGGAAATAGAAGATGCGATACACTACCCAGTAGAGTTCTTGCACACGCTTAATCCTCCAGGCATTCCACCACATCATCTTTACCTAAAAGATGGAGCTCCAATAATGTTGCTTAGGAACCTGGTTCCACCTAAGCTCTGCAACGGAAGTAGGCTACAAATCAAAGCGTTGCGCAGACACGTTATACAAGCCATAATATACACTGGATGTGGCCAGGAGGAAGAGGTTTTTATCCCACGCATTCCCTTAATTCCATAG